In Nocardia asteroides, the following proteins share a genomic window:
- the infA gene encoding translation initiation factor IF-1, with translation MAKKDGAIEVEGRVVEPLPNAMFRIELENGHKVLAHISGKMRQHYIRILPEDRVVVELSPYDLSRGRIVYRYK, from the coding sequence ATGGCGAAGAAAGACGGGGCCATCGAGGTCGAGGGTCGAGTTGTCGAGCCGCTGCCCAATGCGATGTTCCGGATCGAGCTCGAGAACGGTCACAAGGTTCTCGCGCACATCAGCGGAAAGATGCGGCAGCACTACATTCGCATCCTTCCGGAGGACCGCGTGGTCGTCGAGCTGTCGCCGTACGACCTCTCCCGCGGCCGGATTGTCTACCGCTACAAGTGA
- the rpmJ gene encoding 50S ribosomal protein L36: MKVQPSVKKICEKCKVIRRHGRVMVICDNLRHKQRQG, translated from the coding sequence GTGAAGGTTCAGCCGAGCGTCAAGAAGATCTGCGAGAAGTGCAAGGTGATCCGCCGTCACGGGCGAGTCATGGTGATCTGCGACAACCTGCGCCACAAGCAGCGTCAGGGCTGA
- the rpsM gene encoding 30S ribosomal protein S13, with protein MARLMGVDLPREKRMEIALTYIFGIGRTRATEILAQTGVSPDLRSKDLSDDDLTKLRDYIEASEFKVEGDLRREVQADIRRKIEIGCYQGIRHRRGLPVRGQRTKTNARTRKGPKKTVAGKKK; from the coding sequence ATGGCACGTCTGATGGGCGTCGATCTCCCGCGCGAAAAGCGCATGGAGATCGCGTTGACCTACATTTTCGGAATCGGGCGCACCCGCGCCACCGAGATCCTGGCTCAGACCGGCGTCAGCCCGGACCTGCGCTCGAAGGATCTCAGCGACGACGACCTGACCAAGCTCCGCGACTACATCGAGGCGTCGGAGTTCAAGGTCGAAGGTGACCTGCGCCGCGAGGTCCAGGCCGATATTCGCCGCAAGATCGAGATCGGCTGCTACCAGGGCATCCGCCACCGTCGTGGCCTGCCCGTTCGTGGTCAGCGCACCAAGACCAACGCGCGTACGCGCAAGGGTCCGAAGAAGACCGTCGCCGGCAAGAAGAAGTAG
- the rpsK gene encoding 30S ribosomal protein S11, whose product MPPKSRAAGPKKTQKSRRRDKKNIPHGHAHIKSTFNNTIVSITDPEGNVISWASSGHVGFKGSRKSTPFAAQLAAENAARKAQENGVKKVDVFVKGPGSGRETAIRSLQAAGLEVGSISDVTPQPHNGCRPPKRRRV is encoded by the coding sequence ATGCCTCCGAAGAGCCGGGCCGCTGGCCCGAAGAAGACTCAGAAGTCGCGTCGCCGGGATAAGAAGAACATCCCGCACGGCCACGCGCACATCAAGAGCACGTTCAACAACACCATCGTCTCGATCACCGACCCCGAGGGCAACGTGATCTCGTGGGCGTCGTCGGGCCACGTCGGCTTCAAGGGTTCGCGTAAGAGCACCCCCTTCGCCGCGCAGCTCGCCGCCGAGAACGCTGCCCGCAAGGCGCAGGAGAACGGCGTCAAGAAGGTCGACGTGTTCGTGAAGGGCCCGGGTTCGGGCCGCGAGACCGCGATCCGATCGCTGCAGGCCGCGGGCCTCGAGGTCGGCTCGATCTCCGACGTCACCCCCCAGCCCCACAACGGCTGCCGGCCGCCCAAGCGTCGTCGCGTCTAG
- the rpsD gene encoding 30S ribosomal protein S4, whose amino-acid sequence MARYTGPITRKSRRLRVDLVGGDQAFERRPYPPGQHGRARIKESEYLMQLQEKQKARFSYGVMEKQFRRYYEEANRLKGKTGDNLLRLLESRLDNVVYRAGLARTRRQARQLVSHGHFVVNGVKVNVPSYQVSQYDIIDVKEKSLPTLPFQVARETVGDRPVPGWLQVVPGRLRILVHQLPERAQIDVPLQEQLIVEYYSK is encoded by the coding sequence ATGGCACGTTATACAGGCCCCATCACCCGCAAGTCGCGTCGTCTGCGCGTCGACCTCGTCGGAGGCGACCAGGCGTTCGAGCGTCGTCCTTACCCGCCCGGCCAGCACGGCCGCGCGCGGATCAAGGAATCCGAGTACCTGATGCAGCTGCAGGAGAAGCAGAAGGCTCGCTTCTCCTACGGCGTCATGGAGAAGCAGTTCCGTCGCTACTACGAAGAGGCCAACCGCCTCAAGGGTAAGACCGGCGACAACCTGCTGCGTCTGCTCGAGTCGCGTCTGGACAACGTCGTGTACCGCGCCGGTCTGGCGCGCACCCGTCGTCAGGCTCGTCAGCTCGTCAGCCACGGCCACTTCGTGGTCAACGGCGTCAAGGTGAACGTCCCGAGCTACCAGGTCTCCCAGTACGACATCATCGATGTCAAGGAGAAGTCGCTGCCGACGCTGCCGTTCCAGGTGGCGCGCGAGACCGTCGGCGACCGTCCGGTCCCGGGTTGGCTGCAGGTCGTCCCCGGCCGTCTGCGCATCCTGGTGCACCAGCTGCCCGAGCGCGCGCAGATCGATGTGCCGCTGCAGGAACAGCTCATCGTCGAGTACTACTCGAAGTAA
- a CDS encoding DNA-directed RNA polymerase subunit alpha → MLISQRPTLTEEVVAENRSKFTIEPLEPGFGYTLGNSLRRTLLSSIPGAAVTSIRIDGVLHEFTTVPGVKEDVTDIILNLKGLVVSSEEDEPVTMYVRKQGPGTVTAGDIVPPAGVVVHNPDMHIATLNDKGKLEIELVVERGRGYVPAVQNKATGAEIGRIPVDSIYSPVLKVTYKVEATRVEQRTDFDRLILDVETKNSITARDALASAGKTLVELFGLARELNVEAEGIEIGPSPAEADHIASFGLPIEDLDLTVRSYNCLKREGVHTVGELVARTESDLLDIRNFGQKSIDEVKVKLHALGLSLKDSPASFDPSSVVGYDASTGTWSDSGTFSDTDGGEQDYAETEQL, encoded by the coding sequence ATGCTGATTTCCCAGCGTCCGACACTGACCGAAGAGGTTGTGGCGGAGAACCGCTCGAAGTTCACCATCGAACCCCTCGAGCCGGGCTTCGGTTACACCCTCGGCAACTCGCTGCGTCGTACCCTGCTGTCCTCCATCCCGGGGGCCGCGGTCACGAGCATCCGCATCGACGGTGTCCTGCACGAGTTCACCACCGTTCCCGGTGTGAAGGAAGACGTCACCGACATCATCCTGAACCTCAAGGGTCTGGTCGTGTCCTCCGAAGAGGACGAGCCGGTCACCATGTACGTGCGTAAGCAGGGCCCCGGCACCGTCACCGCTGGTGACATCGTGCCGCCCGCCGGCGTCGTCGTGCACAACCCGGACATGCACATCGCCACCCTGAACGACAAGGGCAAGCTCGAGATCGAGCTCGTCGTCGAGCGGGGCCGCGGTTACGTGCCCGCCGTGCAGAACAAGGCGACCGGTGCGGAAATCGGCCGGATCCCGGTGGATTCGATCTACTCCCCGGTGCTCAAGGTGACCTACAAGGTCGAGGCCACCCGTGTCGAGCAGCGCACCGACTTCGACCGTCTCATCCTCGACGTGGAGACCAAGAACTCCATCACGGCGCGGGACGCGCTGGCTTCGGCCGGTAAGACCCTGGTCGAGCTCTTCGGCCTGGCCCGTGAGCTCAACGTCGAAGCCGAGGGCATCGAGATCGGCCCCAGCCCGGCCGAGGCGGACCACATCGCCTCCTTCGGTCTGCCGATCGAGGATCTGGACCTCACCGTCCGGTCCTACAACTGCCTCAAGCGCGAGGGTGTGCACACGGTGGGCGAGCTCGTGGCCCGCACCGAGTCGGACCTGCTGGACATCCGCAACTTCGGCCAGAAGTCCATCGACGAGGTCAAGGTCAAGCTGCACGCGCTCGGCCTCTCGCTGAAGGACTCGCCCGCTTCGTTCGACCCGTCCTCCGTGGTGGGTTACGACGCGAGCACCGGCACCTGGAGCGATTCCGGCACTTTCAGTGACACCGACGGCGGCGAGCAGGACTACGCCGAGACCGAACAGCTCTAG
- the rplQ gene encoding 50S ribosomal protein L17 — MPKPKKGARFGGSASHQKAIFANLATALFEHGRITTTESKAKAVRPYAEKLITKAKGGTLADRREVMKVIRNKDIVHALFAEIGPSFEGREGGYTRITKALPRKGDNAPMAVIELVREKTVTNEADRARRVAASQKAEAAPAAEAEETVVEETVADAPAADEATEDKKDA; from the coding sequence ATGCCTAAGCCCAAGAAGGGTGCTCGCTTCGGCGGGTCGGCGTCGCACCAGAAGGCGATCTTCGCCAACCTGGCCACGGCGCTTTTCGAGCACGGTCGTATCACGACCACCGAGTCGAAGGCCAAGGCGGTTCGCCCCTACGCCGAGAAGCTCATCACCAAGGCGAAGGGCGGCACCCTGGCCGACCGTCGCGAGGTCATGAAGGTCATCCGCAACAAGGACATCGTGCACGCGCTGTTCGCGGAGATCGGCCCCTCGTTCGAGGGTCGCGAGGGTGGCTACACCCGCATCACCAAGGCGCTGCCGCGCAAGGGTGACAACGCGCCGATGGCCGTCATCGAGCTCGTCCGCGAGAAGACCGTGACCAACGAGGCCGACCGGGCCCGTCGCGTCGCCGCGTCGCAGAAGGCCGAGGCCGCCCCGGCCGCCGAGGCCGAGGAGACCGTCGTCGAGGAGACCGTGGCCGACGCCCCGGCCGCCGACGAGGCCACCGAGGACAAGAAGGACGCCTGA
- the truA gene encoding tRNA pseudouridine(38-40) synthase TruA: protein MDDTGEQRAPIRVRLGISYDGTDFTGWARQPGLRTVQGTLEESLSKVFREPIQLTVAGRTDAGVHAEGQVAHFDTGGELDADKLLYRMARFLPKDVRITEIAPAPADFDARFSAIRRHYVYRLTTARFGAEPLEARSRVAAKPGLDLDAMRAASHTLLGLHDFAAFCRRREGATTVRELQRFDWERAGDRLDAYVSADAFCWSMVRSLVGAILAVGEGRRTPEWVASLLTESERSSSVTVAPAHGLSLVAVDYPADADLAARNAQTRETRTLPATGGCCGE, encoded by the coding sequence ATGGACGACACCGGCGAGCAGCGCGCGCCGATCCGGGTGCGGCTCGGAATCAGTTACGACGGCACCGATTTCACCGGCTGGGCCCGGCAGCCGGGGCTGCGCACGGTGCAGGGCACGCTGGAGGAGTCGCTGTCGAAGGTGTTCCGGGAGCCGATCCAGCTCACCGTCGCCGGGCGCACCGACGCCGGCGTGCACGCCGAGGGACAGGTCGCGCACTTCGACACCGGCGGTGAACTCGACGCCGACAAGCTGCTGTACCGGATGGCCCGTTTCCTGCCCAAGGACGTGCGCATCACCGAGATCGCGCCCGCGCCCGCCGATTTCGACGCTCGCTTCTCCGCGATCCGCAGGCACTACGTCTACCGGCTGACCACCGCGCGCTTCGGCGCCGAGCCGCTCGAGGCTCGCAGCCGCGTCGCCGCCAAGCCCGGTCTGGACCTCGACGCCATGCGCGCCGCGTCGCACACCCTGCTCGGCCTGCACGACTTCGCCGCGTTCTGCCGCAGGCGCGAAGGCGCCACCACCGTGCGCGAGCTGCAGCGGTTCGACTGGGAGCGAGCCGGTGACCGGCTCGACGCCTACGTGAGCGCCGACGCCTTCTGCTGGTCGATGGTGCGCAGCCTGGTCGGGGCGATCCTCGCCGTCGGTGAGGGCCGCCGGACCCCGGAGTGGGTGGCGAGCCTGCTGACCGAATCGGAGCGGTCGAGCTCGGTGACGGTCGCGCCCGCCCACGGCCTGAGCCTGGTCGCCGTCGACTACCCGGCCGACGCCGACCTCGCCGCCCGCAACGCCCAGACCCGGGAGACCAGGACACTGCCCGCGACGGGTGGTTGCTGCGGCGAATAG
- a CDS encoding cupin domain-containing protein, with product MPGESADSFDKWEAVMSNAYVPVAVEPLPGTAAFHGSITRGSLDGIEFTTLRTSGQRVLRTERLIARSSVEMLYVGICLAGSGRIQQDDRLAELRPGEMVFVDSRRPNWWESDGEHAQIVVQVPIPLLAERGGWTEPLTPAAITLGAGSAPSLVTEYLRNVTTLHHTHPGQAAELAGHSIPLVASALALAAGQLPGEIGAKALARQRVLAFMRQRCGDPALTVDDIARVSAVAAGAARSPRWLCCGARGNRNDIG from the coding sequence ATGCCCGGGGAGTCGGCCGATTCGTTCGACAAGTGGGAAGCGGTGATGTCGAACGCGTACGTGCCGGTGGCCGTCGAACCCCTGCCGGGGACAGCGGCTTTCCACGGCAGCATCACCCGGGGCTCGCTCGACGGAATCGAATTCACCACCCTGCGGACCAGCGGCCAGCGCGTACTGCGCACCGAGCGGCTGATCGCGCGCTCCAGTGTCGAGATGCTGTACGTGGGCATCTGCCTCGCGGGCTCGGGCCGCATCCAGCAGGACGACCGGCTGGCCGAACTCCGGCCGGGCGAGATGGTGTTCGTCGACAGCAGGCGGCCCAACTGGTGGGAATCCGACGGCGAGCACGCGCAGATCGTGGTGCAGGTGCCGATCCCGCTGCTCGCCGAGCGCGGCGGCTGGACCGAGCCGCTCACCCCGGCGGCGATCACCCTCGGGGCTGGTTCGGCACCGTCGTTGGTCACCGAATACCTCCGCAACGTGACCACCCTGCACCACACCCACCCCGGGCAGGCAGCCGAGCTGGCGGGGCACAGCATCCCGCTCGTCGCTTCCGCGCTGGCTTTGGCGGCCGGGCAGCTGCCGGGCGAGATAGGGGCGAAAGCGCTGGCGCGCCAACGGGTTCTGGCCTTCATGCGGCAGCGGTGCGGTGATCCGGCGCTGACGGTGGACGACATCGCGCGGGTGTCAGCTGTCGCGGCGGGCGCTGCCCGTTCGCCGCGGTGGTTGTGCTGTGGGGCTCGTGGCAACCGGAATGACATCGGGTGA